Proteins from one Triticum aestivum cultivar Chinese Spring chromosome 7A, IWGSC CS RefSeq v2.1, whole genome shotgun sequence genomic window:
- the LOC123150949 gene encoding copper-transporting ATPase PAA1, chloroplastic isoform X2, with protein sequence MAVVWAVPEDRAVQDWKLQLGEKLASQLTTCGYKSSQRDSSKVSSQNVFERKMGEKLQNLKQSGRELAVSWALCAVCLLGHISHLFGVNAPLVHLFHSTGFHLSLSIFTFIGPGRRLIIDGIKSLFKGSPNMNTLVGLGALSSFAVSSVAAFIPKLGWKTFFEEPIMLIAFVLLGKNLEQRAKLKAASDMTGLLNILPSKARLMVDNDAEQSSFTEVPCGTLAVGDYMLVLPGDRIPADGLVKAGRSTVDESSLTGEPMPVTKIAGAEVSAGSINLNGKLTVEVRRPGGETVMSDILHLVEEAQTREAPVQRLADKVAGNFTYGVMALSSATFMFWSIFGSQFVPAAIQQGSAMSLALQLSCSVLVIACPCALGLATPTAVLVGTSLGATRGLLLRGGDVLEKFAEVDAIVFDKTGTLTIGKPVVTKVIASHSEGGVNTKDYWNNEWTEGDILSLAAGVESNTNHPLGKAIMEAAQAANCINMKAKDGSFMEEPGSGAVATIGEKQVSVGTLDWIRRHGVVRDPFHEAESFGQSVAYVAVDGTLAGLICFEDKIREDSHQVISALSKQGISVYMLSGDKESAAMNVASVVGIQLDKVISEVKPHEKKKFISELQKEHKLVAMVGDGINDAAALALADVGIAMGGGVGAASDVSSVVLMGNRLSQLVDALELSKETMRTVKQNLWWAFLYNIVGLPVAAGALLPVTGTMLTPSIAGALMGFSSVSVMANSLLLRARMSSRHHVQSRQKPHNTISGVSDGADEVEQSYPSKWRST encoded by the exons ATGGCAGTTGTGTGGGCTGTGCCGGAAGATAGAGCTGTACAGGATTGGAAACTGCAGTTGGGTGAGAAGCTCGCTAGCCAGTTGACAACATGTGGGTACAAATCCAGCCAGCGAG ATTCTTCGAAAGTCAGTTCACAGAATGTTTTTGAAAGAAAGATGGGCGAAAAACTGCAAAATCTGAAGCAAAGTG GTCGAGAACTTGCTGTATCTTGGGCACTATGTGCTGTTTGCCTACTGGGACATATTTCTCATCTCTTTGGAGTTAATGCACCATTGGTGCACCTGTTTCATTCCACTGGATTCCATTTGTCTCTCTCAATATTTACATTTATTGGGCCTGGACGAAGACTAATTATTGATGGAATAAAGAGTCTATTCAAGGGTTCTCCAAACATGAATACGTTGGTTGGTTTAGGTGCTCTGTCATCTTTTGCTGTCAGCTCAGTTGCAGCCTTCATTCCAAAGCTG GGATGGAAGACATTTTTTGAGGAACCAATTATGTTGATAGCTTTTGTTCTTCTAGGGAAGAATCTTGAGCAGAGGGCGAAGTTAAAAGCTGCTAGTGATATGACCGGATTGCTCAATATACTTCCATCAAAAGCACGCCTAATGGTGGATAATGATGCAGAGCAATCATCATTCACAGAGGTCCCATGTGGTACTCTTGCTGTTGGGGACTATATGTTAGTGCTGCCTGGG GACCGCATTCCAGCCGATGGACTTGTGAAAGCTGGAAGAAGTACAGTTGACGAGTCAAGTTTGACAGGTGAACCTATGCCGGTAACTAAGATTGCAGGG GCAGAAGTATCAGCGGGAAGCATTAACTTAAACGGTAAACTGACAGTTGAAGTTCGACGACCTGGCGGTGAGACTGTCATGTCTGACATACTTCACTTAGTGGAAGAAGCACAGACAAGGGAAGCCCCTGTTCAGCGATTAGCTGACAAG GTTGCCGGGAACTTTACATATGGCGTTATGGCGCTTTCTTCTGCTACCTTTATGTTCTGGAGTATTTTTGGTTCACAATTTGTACCTGCTGCTATCCAGCAGGGAAGTGCAATGTCTCTGGCTTTGCAGCTTTCTTGCAGTGTTCTG GTAATTGCTTGCCCATGTGCTCTTGGTCTTGCCACACCCACTGCAGTGCTG GTTGGTACTTCGTTAGGTGCAACGAGAGGACTTCTTTTACGTGGTGGGGATGTTTTGGAGAAATTTGCGGAAGTTGATGCCATTGTGTTTGATAAGACCGGAACTTTAACAATTGGGAAACCTGTAGTGACAAAAGTAATAGCTTCTCACAGCGAGGGAGGTGTAAATACAAA AGATTACTGGAACAATGAATGGACAGAAGGTGACATTCTTAGTTTGGCTGCTGGAGTAGAATCAAATACAAACCATCCACTTGGAAAAGCGATCATGGAAGCTGCCCAGGCTGCCAATTGCATCAATATGAAG GCAAAGGATGGGTCCTTTATGGAAGAACCAGGGTCTGGTGCTGTGGCTACGATTGGTGAGAAACAGGTTTCGGTTGGTACATTAGACTGGATTAGGAG GCATGGTGTTGTTCGTGACCCATTTCATGAAGCAGAAAGTTTTGGTCAGTCTGTTGCATATGTAGCAGTTGATGGTACTCTAGCTGGTCTTATTTGTTTCGAGGACAAGATCAGAGAAGATTCTCATCAAGTTATCAGTGCCCTGTCTAAGCAAGGAATTAGTGTGTATATGTTATCTGGGGACAAGGAGAGTGCTGCTATGAATGTTGCTTCAGTTGTTGGCATTCAGTTAGACAAG GTGATTTCTGAAGTTAAACCACATGAGAAAAAGAAGTTCATATCTGAACTTCAAAAGGAGCACAAGTTAGTTGCGATGGTTGGTGATGGCATCAATGATGCTGCAGCCCTAGCTTTAGCTGATGTTGGAATCGCAATGGGTGGGGGTGTTGGTGCAGCTAGTGATGTATCTTCAGTTGTTCTCATGGGTAATAGGTTATCTCAG CTTGTTGATGCTTTAGAGTTAAGTAAAGAAACCATGAGAACAGTGAAGCAAAATCTTTGGTGGGCTTTTCTGTATAACATT GTTGGGCTACCCGTTGCTGCTGGAGCATTGCTGCCAGTGACGGGTACGATGCTGACCCCGTCAATAGCTGGAGCACTGATGGGTTTTAGTTCAGTCAGCGTGATGGCCAATTCCTTGCTTTTGAGGGCGAGGATGAGTTCAAGGCATCATGTTCAGAGCAGACAAAAGCCTCACAACACCATTTCTGGTGTGTCAGACGGAGCTGATGAGGTAGAGCAAAGTTATCCATCAAAATGGAGGAGTACCTGA
- the LOC123150949 gene encoding copper-transporting ATPase PAA1, chloroplastic isoform X1: MDPSTPLLAISRAISSRSRSFPATSPHNILLRGRPLTAPLGRAPVFAASAQRRSVNGDVLLLSLARLALRGPASPRRWFASVSASPLASTGPPGGGCGRGNGDGGGGGDGGGDGWKRPRASQGTAVAEEAAGLEADTIILDVGGMSCGGCAASVKRILENEPQVVSATVNLATEMAVVWAVPEDRAVQDWKLQLGEKLASQLTTCGYKSSQRDSSKVSSQNVFERKMGEKLQNLKQSGRELAVSWALCAVCLLGHISHLFGVNAPLVHLFHSTGFHLSLSIFTFIGPGRRLIIDGIKSLFKGSPNMNTLVGLGALSSFAVSSVAAFIPKLGWKTFFEEPIMLIAFVLLGKNLEQRAKLKAASDMTGLLNILPSKARLMVDNDAEQSSFTEVPCGTLAVGDYMLVLPGDRIPADGLVKAGRSTVDESSLTGEPMPVTKIAGAEVSAGSINLNGKLTVEVRRPGGETVMSDILHLVEEAQTREAPVQRLADKVAGNFTYGVMALSSATFMFWSIFGSQFVPAAIQQGSAMSLALQLSCSVLVIACPCALGLATPTAVLVGTSLGATRGLLLRGGDVLEKFAEVDAIVFDKTGTLTIGKPVVTKVIASHSEGGVNTKDYWNNEWTEGDILSLAAGVESNTNHPLGKAIMEAAQAANCINMKAKDGSFMEEPGSGAVATIGEKQVSVGTLDWIRRHGVVRDPFHEAESFGQSVAYVAVDGTLAGLICFEDKIREDSHQVISALSKQGISVYMLSGDKESAAMNVASVVGIQLDKVISEVKPHEKKKFISELQKEHKLVAMVGDGINDAAALALADVGIAMGGGVGAASDVSSVVLMGNRLSQLVDALELSKETMRTVKQNLWWAFLYNIVGLPVAAGALLPVTGTMLTPSIAGALMGFSSVSVMANSLLLRARMSSRHHVQSRQKPHNTISGVSDGADEVEQSYPSKWRST, from the exons ATGGACCCGTCCACGCCCCTCCTCGCCATCTCCAGGGCTATCTCCTCCCGCTCCAGGTCGTTCCCCGCCACGTCCCCGCACAAcatcctcctccgcggccgccccCTCACGGCCCCACTCGGCCGCGCCCCTGTCTTCGCCGCTTCCGCCCAGCGTCGCTCCGTGAACGGCGACGTGCTCCTCCTCTCGCTCGCGCGCCTAGCGCtccgcggcccggcctcccctcgCCGCTGGTTCGCGAGCGTCTCGGCTTCCCCCCTTGCGTCGACCGGTCCTCCCGGTGGCGGGTGCGGTAGGGGGAATGGAGATGGAGGGGGCGGCGGTGATGGAGGCGGCGATGGGTGGAAGCGGCCGCGTGCTTCCCAGGGGACGGCGGTGGCAGAGGAAGCGGCAGGGCTGGAAGCCGATACCATAATCCTTGACGTTGGG GGGATGTCGTGTGGGGGATGTGCAGCAAGCGTTAAACGCATTTTGGAGAATGAG CCCCAGGTGGTGTCTGCAACTGTCAACCTTGCTACTGAGATGGCAGTTGTGTGGGCTGTGCCGGAAGATAGAGCTGTACAGGATTGGAAACTGCAGTTGGGTGAGAAGCTCGCTAGCCAGTTGACAACATGTGGGTACAAATCCAGCCAGCGAG ATTCTTCGAAAGTCAGTTCACAGAATGTTTTTGAAAGAAAGATGGGCGAAAAACTGCAAAATCTGAAGCAAAGTG GTCGAGAACTTGCTGTATCTTGGGCACTATGTGCTGTTTGCCTACTGGGACATATTTCTCATCTCTTTGGAGTTAATGCACCATTGGTGCACCTGTTTCATTCCACTGGATTCCATTTGTCTCTCTCAATATTTACATTTATTGGGCCTGGACGAAGACTAATTATTGATGGAATAAAGAGTCTATTCAAGGGTTCTCCAAACATGAATACGTTGGTTGGTTTAGGTGCTCTGTCATCTTTTGCTGTCAGCTCAGTTGCAGCCTTCATTCCAAAGCTG GGATGGAAGACATTTTTTGAGGAACCAATTATGTTGATAGCTTTTGTTCTTCTAGGGAAGAATCTTGAGCAGAGGGCGAAGTTAAAAGCTGCTAGTGATATGACCGGATTGCTCAATATACTTCCATCAAAAGCACGCCTAATGGTGGATAATGATGCAGAGCAATCATCATTCACAGAGGTCCCATGTGGTACTCTTGCTGTTGGGGACTATATGTTAGTGCTGCCTGGG GACCGCATTCCAGCCGATGGACTTGTGAAAGCTGGAAGAAGTACAGTTGACGAGTCAAGTTTGACAGGTGAACCTATGCCGGTAACTAAGATTGCAGGG GCAGAAGTATCAGCGGGAAGCATTAACTTAAACGGTAAACTGACAGTTGAAGTTCGACGACCTGGCGGTGAGACTGTCATGTCTGACATACTTCACTTAGTGGAAGAAGCACAGACAAGGGAAGCCCCTGTTCAGCGATTAGCTGACAAG GTTGCCGGGAACTTTACATATGGCGTTATGGCGCTTTCTTCTGCTACCTTTATGTTCTGGAGTATTTTTGGTTCACAATTTGTACCTGCTGCTATCCAGCAGGGAAGTGCAATGTCTCTGGCTTTGCAGCTTTCTTGCAGTGTTCTG GTAATTGCTTGCCCATGTGCTCTTGGTCTTGCCACACCCACTGCAGTGCTG GTTGGTACTTCGTTAGGTGCAACGAGAGGACTTCTTTTACGTGGTGGGGATGTTTTGGAGAAATTTGCGGAAGTTGATGCCATTGTGTTTGATAAGACCGGAACTTTAACAATTGGGAAACCTGTAGTGACAAAAGTAATAGCTTCTCACAGCGAGGGAGGTGTAAATACAAA AGATTACTGGAACAATGAATGGACAGAAGGTGACATTCTTAGTTTGGCTGCTGGAGTAGAATCAAATACAAACCATCCACTTGGAAAAGCGATCATGGAAGCTGCCCAGGCTGCCAATTGCATCAATATGAAG GCAAAGGATGGGTCCTTTATGGAAGAACCAGGGTCTGGTGCTGTGGCTACGATTGGTGAGAAACAGGTTTCGGTTGGTACATTAGACTGGATTAGGAG GCATGGTGTTGTTCGTGACCCATTTCATGAAGCAGAAAGTTTTGGTCAGTCTGTTGCATATGTAGCAGTTGATGGTACTCTAGCTGGTCTTATTTGTTTCGAGGACAAGATCAGAGAAGATTCTCATCAAGTTATCAGTGCCCTGTCTAAGCAAGGAATTAGTGTGTATATGTTATCTGGGGACAAGGAGAGTGCTGCTATGAATGTTGCTTCAGTTGTTGGCATTCAGTTAGACAAG GTGATTTCTGAAGTTAAACCACATGAGAAAAAGAAGTTCATATCTGAACTTCAAAAGGAGCACAAGTTAGTTGCGATGGTTGGTGATGGCATCAATGATGCTGCAGCCCTAGCTTTAGCTGATGTTGGAATCGCAATGGGTGGGGGTGTTGGTGCAGCTAGTGATGTATCTTCAGTTGTTCTCATGGGTAATAGGTTATCTCAG CTTGTTGATGCTTTAGAGTTAAGTAAAGAAACCATGAGAACAGTGAAGCAAAATCTTTGGTGGGCTTTTCTGTATAACATT GTTGGGCTACCCGTTGCTGCTGGAGCATTGCTGCCAGTGACGGGTACGATGCTGACCCCGTCAATAGCTGGAGCACTGATGGGTTTTAGTTCAGTCAGCGTGATGGCCAATTCCTTGCTTTTGAGGGCGAGGATGAGTTCAAGGCATCATGTTCAGAGCAGACAAAAGCCTCACAACACCATTTCTGGTGTGTCAGACGGAGCTGATGAGGTAGAGCAAAGTTATCCATCAAAATGGAGGAGTACCTGA